The Wolbachia endosymbiont of Spodoptera picta genome segment ATTCACACTAGAAATGCTGATAGTGAGATGATTGATATGTTAAATTCAGAAATGAAGAAGGACGCTTTTAGTGGAGTAATGCATTGCTTTGCTTCTTCTAAAGAGCTTGCTTATAAGGCTATGGACTTGGGATTATACATTTCATTTTCTGGAATTATTACTTTTAAAAATGCGAACTTACTAAGAGAAATTGCACAAAATGTGCCACGTGAGCGTGTTTTAGTTGAAACTGATGCACCTTATCTATCTCCTGAGCCTTACAGAGGAAGAAAAAATGAACCGGCAATGGTGAAATATGTTGTGAATTGTTTAGCAGAATTATGGAATGAATCGTCGGAACAAGTAGCAAAAATAACTACAAATAATTTTTTTAGACTGTTTTCGAAGCTTGAGCTCAAAGAAATTCTATAGGGCAATTAATTTAGCTGACAGAGCTCTTTTACTGCACTTACAGATTTATAAAACATCTCTTGTTCACTATCGTTCATTTTAACTTCTAGAACTTTCTCAACTCCATTTTTGCCAATAATAGTAGGAACACCAATGAATAAGTCTTTCACACCATATTCACCATTAAGATAAGCAGCGCATGGTAATATACGCCTTTTATCTTTTAAGTATGATTCTAGCATGCTTATGGCTGAAGATGCAGGAGCATAGTATGCAGATCCAGATTTAAGTAGATCAACTATTTCTTTTCCACCATTACGAGTGCGCTCAACTATTTCATCAACTTTTCCTCGCGTAATCAAACCCATCTCAATGATTTGGGTAAGTGGAATGCCAGCAATTGAAGCATAATTGATTAGTGGTACCATAGTGTCACCATGTCCTCCAAGCACAAAAGCAGATACATCTTCGACAGAAATATTTAACTCACTTGCAAGAAAATAACGAAAACGAGCAGAGTCAAGCACTCCTGCCATACCAACAATCATATTAGTTGGCAGGCTTGAAGATTTGTATACTACTGAAACCATAGCATCTAAAGGATTGGTAACCACTATTACAAATGCGTTTGGAGAATGTTTTTTAATATTTTCCCCAACCTCTTTCATTACTGCAGCATTAGTTTGCAGAAGGTCATCTCTGCTCATTCCAGGTTTTCTGGCAATGCCAGCAGTTATTATAATTGCGTCAGAGTTTTTTATATCTTCATACCTATTTGTACCAGTAATATTGACATTAGATCGATCAATAGGAGATGATTCTGTAATGTCAAGTGCTTTACCTTGTGGTATTCCATCGCTTACATCAAGCAAAATAACATCTCCTAGTTCTCTTAGTGCAATCATATGGGCAAGAGTCCCACCGATATTTCCTGCACCAATCAAAGATATTTTTTTTCTTTGTGCTGTCATTTTCTACTCCTTTATATTTACTTTTGTGGCTTTACTACCTTCCCAAGGGGATAAGCTGTCA includes the following:
- a CDS encoding TatD family hydrolase is translated as MIVDSHCHLIYFSDDEIPKVISRAEQNGVRILHNICISINDIPKLLKISSSYDQVYCSVGIHPLDTNVEKGECINADELIEFTKGKKVISIGETGLDFYKSDNKSNQKKSFASHIEAAKVTGLPLVIHTRNADSEMIDMLNSEMKKDAFSGVMHCFASSKELAYKAMDLGLYISFSGIITFKNANLLREIAQNVPRERVLVETDAPYLSPEPYRGRKNEPAMVKYVVNCLAELWNESSEQVAKITTNNFFRLFSKLELKEIL
- the mdh gene encoding malate dehydrogenase gives rise to the protein MTAQRKKISLIGAGNIGGTLAHMIALRELGDVILLDVSDGIPQGKALDITESSPIDRSNVNITGTNRYEDIKNSDAIIITAGIARKPGMSRDDLLQTNAAVMKEVGENIKKHSPNAFVIVVTNPLDAMVSVVYKSSSLPTNMIVGMAGVLDSARFRYFLASELNISVEDVSAFVLGGHGDTMVPLINYASIAGIPLTQIIEMGLITRGKVDEIVERTRNGGKEIVDLLKSGSAYYAPASSAISMLESYLKDKRRILPCAAYLNGEYGVKDLFIGVPTIIGKNGVEKVLEVKMNDSEQEMFYKSVSAVKELCQLN